One genomic region from Camelus dromedarius isolate mCamDro1 chromosome 17, mCamDro1.pat, whole genome shotgun sequence encodes:
- the GPX1 gene encoding glutathione peroxidase 1 — translation MCAAQRSAAALAAAAPRTVYTFSARPLAGGEPVSLGSLRGKVLLIENVASLUGTTVRDYTQLNELQRRLGPRGLVVLGFPCNQFGYQENAKNEEILNCLKYVRPGGGFEPNFMLFEKCDVNGSKAHPLFSFLREALPTPSDDATALMTDPKFITWSPVCRNDVSWNFEKFLVGPDGVPVRRYSRRFLTIDIEPDIEALLSQGPSSA, via the exons ATGTGCGCGGCTCAGCGTTCCGCGGCTGCGCTAGCGGCGGCGGCCCCGCGCACGGTATACACCTTCTCTGCGCGCCCGCTAGCCGGCGGGGAGCCGGTGAGCCTGGGCTCCCTGCGGGGCAAGGTGCTGCTCATTGAGAATGTGGCGTCGCTCTGAGGCACAACGGTCCGGGACTACACCCAGCTGAATGAGCTGCAGCGGCGCCTCGGGCCCCGGGGCCTGGTCGTGCTGGGCTTCCCATGCAACCAGTTTGGGTATCAG GAGAACGCGAAGAACGAGGAGATCCTGAACTGCCTCAAGTATGTCCGACCAGGAGGTGGGTTCGAGCCCAACTTCATGCTATTTGAGAAATGTGACGTGAACGGCTCAAAGGCGCACCCGCTCTTCTCCTTTCTTCGTGAGGCCCTGCCCACTCCCAGTGACGACGCCACTGCCCTCATGACCGACCCCAAGTTCATCACCTGGTCTCCAGTATGCCGCAACGATGTCTCCTGGAACTTCGAGAAGTTCCTGGTGGGCCCAGATGGTGTGCCTGTGCGCAGGTACAGCCGCCGCTTTCTGACCATCGACATCGAGCCTGACATCGAAGCCCTGCTGTCCCAGGGGCCCAGCTCTGCCTAA
- the RHOA gene encoding transforming protein RhoA, producing the protein MAAIRKKLVIVGDGACGKTCLLIVFSKDQFPEVYVPTVFENYVADIEVDGKQVELALWDTAGQEDYDRLRPLSYPDTDVILMCFSIDSPDSLENIPEKWTPEVKHFCPNVPIILVGNKKDLRNDEHTRRELAKMKQEPVKPEEGRDMANRIGAFGYMECSAKTKDGVREVFEMATRAALQARRGKKKSGCLVL; encoded by the exons ATGGCTGCTATCCGGAAGAAATTGGTGATAGTTGGTGATGGAGCCTGTGGCAAGACTTGCTTGCTCATTGTCTTTAGCAAGGACCAGTTCCCGGAGGTGTATGTACCTACGGTATTTGAGAACTATGTGGCAGATATTGAAGTGGATGGAAAGCAG GTAGAGTTGGCTTTGTGGGACACAGCTGGGCAGGAAGATTATGATCGCTTGAGGCCCCTCTCCTACCCAGATACCGATGTTATACTGATGTGTTTCTCCATTGACAGCCCTGATAGTTTAG AAAACATCCCAGAAAAATGGACTCCGGAAGTCAAGCATTTCTGTCCGAACGTGCCCATCATCCTGGTTGGGAACAAGAAGGATCTTCGAAATGATGAGCATACAAGGCGGGAGCTAGCCAAGATGAAGCAG GAGCCAGTAAAGCCAGAAGAAGGCAGAGATATGGCAAACAGGATTGGTGCTTTTGGGTACATGGAGTGCTCAGCAAAGACCAAAGATGGAGTGAGGGAGGTTTTTGAAATGGCCACAAGAGCTGCTCTGCAAGCCAGACGTGGGAAGAAAAAATCTGGGTGCCTTGTCTTGTGA